Proteins co-encoded in one Aspergillus fumigatus Af293 chromosome 6, whole genome shotgun sequence genomic window:
- the pyr3 gene encoding cytochrome P450 monooxygenase pyr3, translated as MGSSSSVFLTRGVTMVSSFSSKRLGDTMDSLALGSNWAGGVAIVLFLAPLALHLVSSYLFPSTSTVINSGRAWDIFRTTAKKRFRSDAARLLQNGFEKSPDAFRILTDNGPLLVLSPRYAREVRSDDRLSLDHFIASEFHPDIPGFEPFKLILDPRNPLNTILKTSLTQALAYMTEDLSVEVADALSTALTDDSEWHEISPCQTALKLVAQMASKAFIGPEKCRDPKWHNVIITYTHNVYRAAQALHFWPKFLRPIVARFLPACQTLQAQIAEAREILEPLVAQRRADRACRAAQGKPVPSRADVIDWLEDSHGDQPYDPVAAQLLLSFAAIHGTSNLLAQALMDLCTAPDLIRDIRAEITSVLGDAGLTRAALYRLKLMDSALKESQRLAPNRLLSMGRIAQSDMHLSDGLRIPRGTTLMVSAHAMWEPQIYPDPRRYDGYRFYKLRQVPGQEGQHQLVSATEKHMGFGYGKHACPGRFFAAAEIKVALCHILLKYDLEHRGGGPPPRVWSQGIHLFPDPTARIRVRRRKEEISL; from the exons ATGggttcttcatcttctgtaTTTCTGACCAGAGGCGTGACGATGGTATCTAGCTTCTCGTCCAAGCGACTTGGAGACACCATGGACAGCCTGGCTCTGGGCTCAAACTGGGCCGGGGGAGTGGCAATTGTCTTGTTTCTGGCTCCCTTGGCCCTTCATCTTGTCTCTTCGTACCTCTTCCCTTCAACTTCCACGGTGATCAATAGTGGAAGAGCCTGGGACATCTTTCGCACCACGGCGAAGAAGCGATTTCGCTCAGACGCGGCAcgtcttctccagaacgGCTTTGAGAAG TCTCCTGATGCCTTTCGCATTCTCACTGACAACGGGCCTTTGCTGGTCCTGTCGCCTCGATACGCTCGCGAAGTTCGCAGCGATGATCGCCTCAGTCTGGACCATTTCATTGCCTCC GAGTTTCACCCGGACATCCCGGGGTTTGAGCCTTTCAAGTTGATCTTGGATCCAAGAAACCCGTTGAACACGATCCTCAAGACGAGCCTGACGCAGGCGCTAG CGTATATGACAGAGGACTTGTCTGTAGAGGTCGCCGACGCACTATCCACAGCCTTGACCGATGACTCCG AATGGCATGAGATCAGCCCCTGTCAAACGGCTCTCAAACTCGTCGCGCAGATGGCATCCAAAGCCTTTATTGGACCAGAGAAATGCCGGGATCCCAAGTGGCACAACGTCATTATCACCTACACGCACAATGTCTACCGAGCAGCACAAGCACTGCACTTTTGGCCCAAGTTCCTACGACCCATCGTGGCTCGGTTCCTGCCCGCATGCCAAACCTTGCAGGCCCAGATTGCCGAGGCGCGAGAGATCCTTGAACCTTTGGTGGCCCAGCGACGAGCCGACAGGGCCTGCCGAGCCGCTCAGGGCAAACCTGTGCCGTCTCGCGCGGATGTCATCGACTGGCTGGAAGATTCGCATGGCGATCAACCCTATGACCCCGTGGCGGCACAGCTGCTGCTCTCATTTGCCGCGATCCATGGAACCTCCAACCTCCTGGCGCAGGCGCTCATGGACCTCTGCACGGCACCAGACCTAATCCGGGATATTCGCGCAGAGATTACATCCGTGCTGGGTGATGCGGGATTGACCCGGGCCGCTTTGTACCGGCTCAAACTGATGGACAGCGCGTTGAAGGAAAGCCAACGGCTGGCGCCGAACAGATTGT TATCCATGGGCCGCATCGCGCAGAGCGACATGCACTTGTCGGATGGCCTGCGTATCCCCCGAGGCACGACGCTCATGGTGTCGGCCCACGCCATGTGGGAACCTCAGATCTACCCGGACCCTCGGCGATACGACGGCTACCGGTTCTACAAGCTACGACAGGTACCAGGGCAAGAGGGCCAGCACCAGCTAGTGTCGGCGACGGAGAAGCACATGGGGTTCGGATACGGGAAGCACGCTTGTCCTGGGCGGTTTTTTGCGGCGGCCGAGATCAAAGTAGCCTTGTGTCATATCCTACTCAAGTACGATCTGGAACATCGGGGTGGGGGCCCGCCGCCGCGAGTCTGGAGTCAGGGCATTCACCTGTTTCCCGATCCGACGGCCAGGATTCGCGTCCGTCGACGAAAGGAGGAGATTAGCCTGTGA
- the pyr9 gene encoding cytochrome P450 monooxygenase pyr9: MIRVEDASIGTVWVTCLLAVGLYFIRSRLLSDQFAGFPSVNSRKPWEVLNVFAHRRFQQNGPEYLKAGFAKSPVFGVVTDLGPKLVVSGAFIEDFKDEKLLDHYRAMVEDFMAEVPGFESMFLGNLHNTVLRDVISVITRELDQFTLPLSDEVSTALGDTWSDSPDWTEVTLLPSMLGLIARVSSLIFVGEPLCRDPAWLETVVNFTIVRHQAILALHMCPAVLRPVLHWFLPPCQKLRREIKTARSLINSALEELRKNPPTDRFSSLAWVDAFASGKKYDATMVQLRLANASIHSSADLLAKVLINLCEQPGLIQDLRDEVISVLEENGWRASTLNQLKLLDSVLKESQRLHPITTGTFSRFTRQNIKLTNGTEIPTGTPVMVTNDVAGDAAIYPDPEVFDGYRYLRMREGADKARAPFTTTGQNHLGFGYGKYACPGRFFAATEIKIALCHMLLKYEWRLVKDSPHDMLTSGFASFRDPRARIEVRRRAPDPQEVVLTIK, encoded by the exons ATGATCAGAGTTGAAGATGCGTCCATCGGGACGGTATGGGTGACCTGTCTGCTCGCAGTGGGCCTGTATTTCATTCGATCGAGACTCCTCAGCGACCAATTCGCTGGCTTTCCCAGTGTCAACTCTAGGAAACCCTGGGAAGTGCTCAATGTATTCGCGCACAGGAGATTCCAGCAGAATGGCCCCGAGTATCTCAAAGCTGGGTTTGCCAAG TCGCCCGTCTTTGGCGTGGTCACCGACCTGGGCCCAAAACTTGTGGTGTCCGGGGCCTTCATCGAAGATTTCAAGGATGAAAAACTCTTAGACCATTACAGGGCGATGGTCGAGGACTTTATGGCAGAGGTCCCGGGCTTCGAGTCGATGTTTCTGGGCAACCTTCACAACACGGTTCTGCGCGACGTGATTTCCGTTATCACGCGAGAATTAG ATCAGTTTACGCTTCCTCTGTCAGATGAAGTGTCTACGGCCCTGGGCGATACGTGGTCAGATTCACCAG ACTGGACGGAGGTGACGCTGCTTCCGAGCATGCTGGGGCTGATTGCACGAGTCTCGTCTCTCATATTCGTGGGCGAGCCGTTGTGCCGTGATCCCGCCTGGCTGGAGACAGTCGTGAATTTCACCATCGTTCGTCACCAGGCAATCCTCGCTCTGCACATGTGTCCTGCGGTGCTTCGACCGGTTCTGCACTGGTTCCTCCCTCCGTGCCAGAAGCTCCGGCGGGAAATCAAGACCGCCCGGAGCCTGATCAATTCTGCTCTGGAGGAATTGCGGAAGAACCCGCCCACGGACAGATTCTCCAGCCTCGCCTGGGTCGACGCTTTCGCCAGTGGCAAAAAGTATGATGCAACCATGGTGCAGCTAAGACTGGCGAATGCCTCTATCCATTCCAGCGCCGATCTCCTGGCCAAAGTGCTCATCAACCTATGCGAGCAACCGGGCTTGATCCAGGACCTACGGGATGAGGTGATTTCAGTCCTCgaggagaatggatggcGCGCCTCGACGCTGAACCAACTGAAACTCCTTGATAGTGTTTTGAAAGAAAGCCAGCGACTGCATCCTATTACGACTG GGACATTTTCGCGCTTTACCCGGCAGAACATCAAGCTGACCAATGGCACGGAGATTCCCACGGGAACGCCTGTCATGGTGACGAACGACGTCGCGGGGGATGCGGCCATCTATCCTGATCCAGAGGTCTTCGATGGGTACCGGTACTTGAGAATGCGCGAAGGAGCCGACAAGGCCCGAGCCCCGTTCACGACGACGGGCCAAAACCACCTGGGGTTTGGGTACGGGAAGTATGCCTGTCCTGGGCGATTCTTTGCAGCTACGGAGATCAAGATAGCACTCTGCCATATGTTGTTGAAGTACGAATGGCGGCTAGTGAAGGACAGTCCGCATGATATGCTTACGAGTGGGTTTGCGTCGTTCCGTGACCCCAGAGCAAGGATAGAAGTTCGAAGACGCGCGCCAGATCCACAAGAAGTAGTATTGACTATAAAGTAA
- the pyr4 gene encoding meroterpenoid cyclase pyr4: MDGWSDLSSAPPQYREVAGIADWALLAQGLGWSINYLAMIYHSYKDRTYGMAILPLCCNFAWEFVYSVIYPSHNSAERAVLTTWMILNLFVMYTAIKFAPNEWQHAPLVRQCLPWIFPVAIAAFTAGHLALAATVGVSKAANWGAFLCFELLTSGAVCQLMSRGSSRGASYTIWLSRFLGSYIGGIFLHVRETHWPQEFGWISHPFVTWHGLMCFSLDIAYVTFLWRIRRQEHRSQRKKAL, encoded by the exons ATGGACGGGTGGTCAGATCTCTCATCGGCACCTCCCCAGTACAGAGAAGTTGCCGGGATAGCGGATTGGGCTCTGCTGGCCCAAGGATTGGGATGGTCTATCAACTACCTGGCCATGATATACCACTCGTACAAGGACCGCACCTACGGCATGGCCATCCTGCCACTGTGCTGCAACTTCGCCTGGGAGTTCGTCTACAGCGTCATCTACCCATCTCACAATTCCGCCGAGAGAGCCGTGCTCACCACATGGATGATCCTGAACCTCTTCGTCATGTATACGGCCATCAAGTTCGCCCCCAACGAATGGCAGCACGCCCCGCTCGTCCGGCAGTGCCTTCCATGGATCTTCCCCGTGGCGATCGCAGCCTTCACAGCGGGCCATCTAGCACTGGCCGCGACGGTGGGAGTGAGCAAAGCGGCCAACTGGGGCGCCTTTCTGTGCTTTGAACTGTTGACCTCGGGGGCAGTCTGCCAGCTCATGAGCCGCGGATCAAGCCGGGGAGCTTCGTACACGATCTG GCTTTCGAGATTCCTGGGTTCGTACATCGGTGGGATCTTTCTTCATGTGCGGGAAACGCATTGGCCGCAGGAGTTCGGCTGGATCAGTCACCCGTTCGTCACCTGGCATGGTCTCATGTGTTTCTCCCTGGATATTGCCTATGTGACTTTTCTGTGGCGCATTCGGCGTCAGGAGCACCGAAGCCAGCGGAAGAAAGCTCTATGA
- the pyr5 gene encoding FAD-dependent monooxygenase pyr5, with product MRVLIIGGSIAGLTLAHCLEKAKIDYVLLEKKEEIAPQEGASIGILPNGGRIMEQLGLYHQIEQLIEPLARAHVTYPDGFHFTSQYPALLQQRFGYPLAFLDRQKLLQILAAGPVQSGRVKLGHQVVNIESTPDGVTVRTSHGHVYQGDLVVGADGVHSRVRAEMWRLATASQGEIFRSEYNKLTIDYACIFGISSPVDQLEPGEQITCYNDGWSILSVIGQNGRVFWFLFIKLDKESVYDGSRKNGPRFSPADARAHCERLAHEPVWNGVKFGHVWAQCEVFQMTPLEEGLFSKWYWRNIVCIGDSMHKFAPHIGQGANCAIEDAAQLSNRLQAWLYGCGPNDPPTASDLSEILAGFVEDRLRRLGPVAVAARSAMRLHARQGVKNWILGRYLLPYAGDKPADWASQGIAGGGVTLDFVEPPERSGPGWVQFSQPRKRPTFPLTVAGLCLVAIVIRMLHSTLTV from the exons ATGAGAGTCCTCATTATTGGAGGATCCATCGCCGGTCTCACCCTCGCCCACTGCTTGGAAAAGGCCAAGATTGACTATGTcctgctggagaagaaggaggagatcgcCCCCCAGGAAGGCGCATCCATTGGTATCTTGCCCAATGGTGGCCGAATCATGGAACAGCTGGGGTTATACCACCAGATCGAGCAGCTGATCGAGCCTTTGGCAAGGGCGCATGTAACCTACCCCGATGGCTTTCACTTTACTAGTCAGTATCCTGCACTGTTGCAGCAGCG GTTCGGCTACCCTCTTGCATTCTTGGATCGACAGAAGTTGCTGCAGATCCTCGCGGCGGGGCCGGTTCAATCCGGCCGAGTGAAACTGGGTCACCAAGTCGTGAACATCGAGAGTACTCCGGACGGAGTCACTGTGCGAACAAGCCACGGACACGTCTACCAGGGCGACCTGGTCGTCGGCGCGGATGGAGTCCACAGTCGGGTCCGTGCAGAGATGTGGCGATTGGCCACTGCCTCACAGGGGGAGATCTTTCGGAGTGAATACAATA AGTTGACGATCGACTATGCCTGTATCTTTGGGATCTCATCACCAGTCGATCAACTGGAACCAGGGGAGCAAATCACCTGTTACAATGACGGGTGGAGTATCCTCAGCGTGATCGGTCAGAATGGCCGGGTCTTTTGGTTCCTCTTTATCAAGCTCGACAAGGAATCCGTCTATGATGGATCGCGCAAAAATGGGCCTCGCTTCAGCCCCGCCGACGCCCGAGCCCACTGTGAGAGATTGGCGCATGAGCCCGTCTGGAATGGTGTCAAATTCGGCCATGTCTGGGCACAATGCGAGGTCTTCCAGATGACACCGTTGGAGGAAGGTCTATTCAGCAAATGGTACTGGAGGAACATCGTCTGTATTGGAGACAGCATGCACAAG TTCGCTCCCCATATCGGACAGGGTGCTAATTGCGCCATTGAGGATGCAGCCCAGCTTAGCAACCGGCTACAGGCTTGGCTGTACGGCTGTGGACCCAACGATCCGCCCACAGCTTCTGATCTGTCAGAGATTCTGGCCGGCTTCGTCGAAGATCGCCTCCGTCGGCTAGGCCCGGTGGCCGTCGCAGCACGATCGGCCATGCGTCTCCACGCGCGGCAAGGGGTCAAGAATTGGATTTTGGGGCGCTATCTCTTGCCCTACGCTGGCGATAAGCCGGCGGACTGGGCCTCCCAAGGCAtcgctggtggtggtgttaCCTTGGACTTTGTGGAGCCACCCGAGCGGTCAGGTCCTGGCTGGGTCCAGTTCAGCCAGCCACGCAAGAGGCCTACATTTCCTCTGACAGTGGCGGGTCTGTGCCTAGTGGCTATTGTGATCCGGATGCTGCATTCCACGTTGACTGTATAG
- the pyr6 gene encoding polyprenyltransferase pyr6 — protein MATAQSPTQLVRTLIDVSRFDKYNCLFAIFPGVWSIFLAAASRHADGVHLPSDWVLGRAGLAFAYTYLLSGAGMVWNDWIDRDIDAQVARTKNRPLASGRLATRAAIIWMLVQYAASVWLMDRMLSGQNLWTFMLPLTTGIILYPFGKRPTTRKLGIYPQYILGASSALTILPAWASVYGDSVAPPDLLAKCLPLCVFLFLWTIYFNTAYSYQDVKDDCRLSVNSSYVLAGQYVHGLLLLQAVAVVMVIPWILHENGSAWLWFSWLGVWTAALAEQLYLFDTKDPSTGGRVHRRNFALGIWNVLACFVELLLVSGSLDMF, from the exons ATGGCCACCGCTCAGTCACCGACACAGTTGGTCCGTACGCTCATCGATGTCTCCCGATTTGACAAATACAACTGTTTATTTGCGATATTCCCTGGTG TCTGGTCCATCTTCCTTGCGGCAGCCTCGCGACACGCCGATGGCGTCCACCTTCCTTCCGACTGGGTGCTTGGCCGCGCGGGACTGGCCTTTGCGTATACATATCTATTGAGCGGCGCCGGGATGGTATGGAACGACTGGATCGACCGCGACATCGACGCCCAAGTCGCCCGCACCAAGAACCGGCCCCTCGCGTCCGGCCGTCTTGCCACGCGAGCCGCCATCATCTGGATGCTAGTCCAGTATGCGGCCTCCGTCTGGCTGATGGACCGCATGCTGAGCGGGCAGAACCT ATGGACCTTCATGCTCCCCCTCACCACCGGCATCATCCTCTATCCCTTCGGCAAGCGCCCGACCACGCGCAAACTGGGCATCTACCCCCAGTACATCCTCGGCGCCAGCAGCGCCCTCACCATCCTCCCCGCCTGGGCCTCCGTCTACGGCGACAGCGTGGCCCCTCCCGACCTGCTCGCCAAATGTCTCCCGCTCTGCGTCTTCCTGTTCCTGTGGACCATCTACTTCAACACCGCCTACAGCTACCAGGATGTCAAGGATGACTGTCGGCTCAGCGTCAACTCGTCGTACGTCCTGGCGGGCCAGTACGTGCACGGCTTGCTCCTGCTGCAAGCCGTCGCCGTGGTCATGGTGATCCCGTGGATTCTGCATGAGAACGGCTCCGCGTGGCTCTGGTTCTCGTGGCTGGGGGTGTGGACGGCCGCTCTCGCCGAGCAGCTCTATCTCTTCGATACGAAGGACCCGAGTACCGGGGGCCGCGTGCACCGGCGGAATTTCGCGCTGGGGATTTGGAATGTTCTGGCTTGTTTCGTTGAGCTGCTGCTTGTGTCCGGGTCTCTGGATATGTTCTAG
- the pyr7 gene encoding O-acetyltransferase pyr7, producing MSVQTTYSPVNQDEQVHDGLASRHVSCEGAPSDDSPYALSSLDHNPLGINVSFLLCFHAAQPEEGIRVLEDGINQLLKAHPFLAGDVTRPTRLSQRTNTMQIEPDAPESLLKIPMLQIRHHPATSIEELESKRLLPGAEEQEIIRQLAPLPIDMDLSLPQRPVLRFQANIMRDGVILAMTFHHAAMDGAGAARVLGLLADYCRDPAAPSVGVIPDRQLRSQIDRLATGCSPSASRADFSQHYCGLGDWAALLAENWPGFLQARATELVTWRLTIPGFKVQYLKGACNALLQGQTSALAGGTLTPTILSNNDIVSALMAMILRQAGQLAGKSTELSIAVDMRPSFHAPAFNNYLGNMVLLTYTPIPAAKDQAPVDGPRPPTELRQEDLEELTGIAARIRQSLLKVDAEYIQGVLSHLHSQTDWANIGFRGVPIPLSSFRNFEMIGLDFGETLGSQPRGFQLHLPVLGGMCFVLPKRQDRTEPWDLHLTLHRDDVSRIANDPLFRWAAGEHF from the coding sequence ATGAGCGTCCAGACAACATACTCTCCGGTCAATCAGGATGAACAGGTGCACGATGGACTTGCTAGTCGTCATGTCTCATGTGAAGGTGCCCCCAGCGACGACTCTCCGTATGCTCTGTCTTCGCTCGACCACAATCCTCTCGGAATCAACGTCTCATTTTTGCTGTGCTTCCATGCCGCACAGCCCGAGGAAGGCATTCGGGTCCTGGAGGATGGCATCAACCAGCTGCTGAAAGCGCACCCCTTCCTCGCAGGGGACGTGACTCGGCCGACGAGACTGAGCCAGCGGACAAATACCATGCAGATCGAACCCGACGCGCCGGAGTCGCTTCTCAAGATCCCGATGCTCCAGATACGGCATCACCCGGCCACCTCAATCGAGGAACTCGAGTCAAAGCGCCTCCTCCCGGGCGccgaggagcaggagatcatCCGTCAGCTCGCCCCGTTGCCTATCGACATGGATCTTTCGCTGCCACAAAGGCCGGTGCTGCGCTTCCAAGCCAATATCATGCGTGACGGCGTCATTCTCGCCATGACGTTCCACCACGCCGCCATGGATGGCGCGGGCGCTGCCCGAGTCCTGGGCCTGCTGGCCGATTACTGCCGGGATCCGGCCGCGCCGTCGGTGGGTGTGATACCAGACCGGCAGTTACGATCGCAGATTGACCGTCTTGCAACGGGATGCAGTCCCAGCGCCTCGAGGGCGGATTTCAGCCAGCACTATTGCGGCCTCGGGGATTGGGCGGCACTCCTCGCGGAGAACTGGCCAGGCTTCCTGCAGGCGAGAGCTACCGAGCTGGTAACCTGGCGACTGACGATTCCCGGGTTCAAGGTCCAGTATCTAAAAGGCGCTTGCAATGCGCTGCTACAGGGGCAGACGTCTGCGCTGGCTGGGGGGACGCTGACCCCGACGATCCTCTCCAATAACGACATTGTGAGCGCCCTGATGGCTATGATTCTTCGGCAAGCGGGACAATTGGCTGGTAAATCCACCGAGCTGTCGATTGCAGTGGACATGCGCCCCAGTTTTCACGCACCGGCTTTCAATAACTATCTGGGAAACATGGTGCTGCTGACATACACGCCGATCCCCGCGGCGAAGGACCAGGCCCCAGTGGATGGACCACGTCCGCCGACAGAATTGCGCcaggaggatctggaagagCTCACCGGGATTGCAGCCCGGATACGGCAAAGCCTCCTCAAGGTTGACGCAGAGTACATCCAGGGCGTTCTTTCCCACCTCCACTCGCAGACCGACTGGGCGAACATTGGCTTCCGGGGGGTTCCCATCCCCTTGAGCAGCTTTAGGAATTTTGAGATGATTGgtctggactttggagaGACTCTGGGATCGCAGCCTCGAGGGTTCCAACTCCATTTACCGGTCCTGGGGGGGATGTGTTTCGTCCTTCCAAAGCGTCAGGATCGCACGGAGCCGTGGGACTTGCATCTGACTCTCCACCGTGACGATGTATCTAGAATCGCAAATGATCCTTTGTTTCGCTGGGCTGCTGGGGAGCACTTCTGA
- the pyr8 gene encoding acetyltransferase pyr8: MDLVPSSTLWSIAQELALYLAFTVPTAFVIITTPKSSFLRLAWTPCLLYILYRFSLQVPSLTTSQFLNGVAAGQATVAALQCLNLLLITKLDERELVHAGLCIPSSSLLVRVACAWALLVNFRGIGTVWEVKNVPQHAAYLQKPKQHRLSRRRYVLRESAIIIWQYLLLDLIHMSTKDTPPGDLARLFGPGLEYRYLDATAEQWFGRVSVGIFSWLVPSRVCLNIVSRIYCLVLVVLRISAPESCRPSFGRVRDACTIRGFWGKFWHQSFRWPLTSVGSFVARDVLRLPRPSLLERYTNIFFTFFTSAVLHLACDAILGIPPSGSGAMPFFCVVPLAIMFEDGVQEVWRRVTGPSQGAVPFWQRLVGFLWVGSWMYATSPWYLYPAARQPPERTWMVPVSVVGEIGLRVAQKVLLVYGVVLYWAIGGEI, encoded by the exons ATGGATCTCGTGCCTTCGTCCACACTGTGGTCAATTGCCCAGGAGCTAGCACTGTATCTAGCTTTCACTGTGCCCACTGCCTTTGTGATTATAACCACTCCAAAGTCATCCTTTCTTCGGCTGGCCTGGACGCCATGTCTTCTGTACATCCTGTATCGATTCTCCCTCCAGGTGCCCTCGCTGACCACAAGTCAATTCCTGAACGGCGTGGCGGCGGGCCAAGCAACTGTAGCAGCTCTGCAATGCCTgaatctcctcctcatcacaAAGCTCGATGAGAGGGAGCTGGTACATGCCGGACTGTGCATTCCATCTTCTAGTCTGTTGGTTCGCGTTGCTTGTGCCTGGGCATTGTTGGTCAACTTCCGAGGCATCGGCACAGTCTGGGAGGTCAAGAATGTACCCCAGCACGCCGCTTACCTCCAGAAACCCAAGCAGCACAGGCTGAGCCGGAGACGGTATGTCCTCCGGGAAAGCGCCATTATCATATGGCAgtacctgctgctggattTGATCCACATGTCGACCAAGGACACGCCCCCGGGGGACTTGGCGCGCCTGTTCGGCCCCGGCTTGGAGTATCGGTATCTCGACGCAACGGCTGAGCAGTGGTTCGGGCGTGTCTCGGTGGGGATCTTCTCCTGGCTTGTGCCGTCGCGCGTCTGCCTGAACATCGTTTCCCGCATCTACTGCCTCGTCTTGGTGGTGCTGCGCATTTCTGCGCCGGAGTCTTGTCGGCCGAGCTTCGGCAGAGTGCGCGATGCTTGCACCATCCGTGGTTTCTGGGG GAAATTCTGGCATCAATCCTTCCGTTGGCCTCTCACCTCGGTGGGCAGTTTTGTCGCGAGAGACGTCTTGCGCCTCCCCCGCCCCTCACTTCTGGAGCGCTACACcaacatcttcttcaccttcttcacATCCGCCGTGCTCCACCTGGCCTGCGATGCCATCTTGGGTATCCCGCCATCGGGGTCTGGGGCCATGCCGTTCTTCTGCGTAGTCCCGCTCGCCATCATGTTCGAGGACGGGGTCCAGGAAGTTTGGCGCCGGGTGACGGGACCGAGTCAGGGCGCGGTGCCCTTCTGGCAGCGGCTGGTGGGATTCCTTTGGGTGGGTAGCTGGATGTATGCGACGTCGCCATGGTACTTGTACCCGGCTGCGCGACAGCCGCCGGAGAGAACCTGGATGGTGCCCGTCAGCGTGGTGGGAGAGATTGGTCTGCGGGTGGCGCAGAAGGTCCTGCTGGTGTATGGGGTGGTGCTGTACTGGGCGATTGGTGGGGAGATTTAA
- a CDS encoding CFEM domain-containing protein, whose product MRVAVAAVVLGAGAITSAQLSSIPQCSLNCLTSALGSDGCSELTDFACHCQKSGLVEQVVPCVKQACDVADQQAVSKVVVSLCSGVGHPVSVPPVDASAPTSTAAASFPTTASSSNSTTVSGLGGSSRTSFAASPTSTLGSTTLATVNTASPSPSPSPSSSSPALSNGASGIQSGVAQVAGAAILLASVLFLV is encoded by the exons ATGCGtgtcgctgttgctgctgttgtgctCGGTGCCGGTGCCATCACCAGCGCCCAACTATCCAGCATCCCACAATGCTCT CTGAACTGTCTCACTTCGGCCCTGGGTTCCGACGGCTGCTCTGAGCTGACGGATTTCGCCTGCCATTGCCAAAAGTCAGGCCTTGTGGAACAGGTGGTGCCCTGCGTCAAACAAGCTTGCGATGTCGCGGACCAACAAG CCGTTTCCAAAGTCGTCGTGTCTTTGTGCTCTGGCGTTGGCCATCCGGTCTCTGTGCCCCCCGTGGACGCATCGGCTCCCACATCGACTGCTGCAGCCAGTTTTCCAACCACAGCAAGCAGCTCCAATTCCACCACGGTCAGCGGTTTGGGCGGAAGCTCGCGGACTTCGTTTGCGGCCTCTCCAACTTCGACTTTGGGTTCTACGACTTTGGCCACGGTCAACACTgcttcgccttcgccttcgccttcgccttcgtCTTCGAGCCCCGCCCTGTCTAACGGGGCCTCGGGGATTCAATCCGGAGTTGCTCAGgtggctggtgctgccaTCCTGCTAGCCAGTGTTCTGTTTCTGGTCTGA